In one window of Methanolobus mangrovi DNA:
- a CDS encoding class I SAM-dependent methyltransferase translates to MIQITNLDEVDFDTIPIDSFWNTGTEKELKMHRIHSYPAKFPAFITTKALEYAHEKSLETKQIADIFCGCGTVAFEAKRCDIDFWGCDINPVATLIARAKSDKYQSGRLENYYNSIISSYDQIDIADAWYESANERLKYWYNQTNYENLLRLKMAIKEATPNSKYRLFFLCAFSNILKPTSKWLTKSIKPQVDPHKNPADVLQAFKEQYAFMALANKESNLSSKASTEIVTKNLLDPSLDKPKVDMIITSPPYVTSYEYADLHQLSSLWLDFAEDFRELREGSIGSLHHIYNFERELKRLNKTGTHVVFRLIDQHKNKARSVAKYFLDMQQVAKSCYSMLNSGGIALFIIGNTEYKGVKIHNAQHLAESLKDSGFNEITITKRKISNKILTPYRDEQGRFTTDKSGRKIYSEEYILIGRKL, encoded by the coding sequence ATGATTCAAATAACTAATCTTGATGAAGTTGATTTTGATACTATTCCTATTGATTCTTTCTGGAATACAGGGACGGAAAAAGAGTTAAAAATGCATAGAATTCATTCTTACCCTGCAAAATTCCCTGCATTTATCACCACTAAAGCCCTTGAATATGCACACGAAAAATCTCTGGAAACGAAACAAATTGCAGATATATTTTGTGGATGTGGAACGGTTGCCTTTGAAGCTAAGAGGTGTGATATTGATTTTTGGGGTTGCGATATTAATCCAGTTGCGACGTTGATTGCCCGGGCAAAAAGCGATAAATATCAATCTGGAAGACTTGAAAATTATTATAATTCAATTATTAGTTCGTATGATCAAATAGATATTGCCGATGCATGGTATGAATCTGCAAACGAACGTCTGAAGTACTGGTATAATCAGACAAACTATGAAAATCTGTTACGTTTGAAAATGGCAATTAAAGAAGCCACCCCTAATAGCAAATACCGTTTATTTTTCTTATGTGCATTTTCTAATATTCTGAAACCAACTTCAAAGTGGCTCACTAAATCCATAAAACCTCAGGTTGACCCTCATAAAAATCCAGCAGATGTACTTCAAGCCTTTAAAGAACAATATGCTTTCATGGCACTGGCAAATAAAGAAAGCAATCTTTCAAGTAAAGCATCCACAGAGATTGTGACAAAAAATCTACTTGATCCCTCACTTGATAAACCAAAGGTGGACATGATTATAACAAGCCCGCCTTACGTTACATCCTATGAATACGCAGACTTACATCAACTGTCAAGCCTGTGGCTCGATTTTGCAGAGGATTTCCGGGAGTTAAGGGAAGGATCAATAGGAAGTCTTCATCATATTTACAATTTTGAAAGGGAACTAAAAAGGTTAAACAAAACAGGTACACATGTTGTTTTCAGACTAATCGATCAACATAAAAATAAGGCCCGTTCAGTTGCCAAGTACTTCTTAGATATGCAACAAGTAGCAAAATCCTGCTATTCTATGCTAAATAGCGGTGGAATTGCTCTTTTCATTATAGGCAACACTGAATATAAAGGAGTTAAAATCCATAACGCTCAACATCTTGCGGAGTCACTAAAAGATAGTGGTTTCAATGAAATTACAATAACAAAAAGGAAAATTAGTAACAAGATATTGACACCTTATCGAGACGAACAGGGTCGTTTCACAACAGACAAAAGTGGTCGGAAGATATACAGTGAAGAATACATCCTTATCGGGAGGAAATTATGA
- a CDS encoding TRM11 family methyltransferase codes for MTTNNQSENGLSFPLEDLPKKTNPYLRLNTICPYYTMFPLNFPFDVLKDAKLGDRILDPFCGRGTSNFAARLRGLSSVGLDASPIAWAVALAKFTNISPEEIVALCHRILVSNDEPEHVPEGDFWELCYHPSTLIQICKLRETFLNECDTEAAIALRALTLGILHGPRNKTIDSYLSNQMPRTYASKPNYSVKYWKEHGLLPKKIDLLDVVKRRAYYSLASLPPSVDGGVLKVDSREQIQNYSLGEFDWVITSPPYYNMNTYIPDQWIRNWFLGGEERVEYTSSEQLSHSTTNKFSYELAKVWKNVADVCNPNANLIIRFGSLPSSPYNPSELLQDSLEKAECGWEIKNIKSAGTSANGYRQSEQFKKNLGTATEEIDLHAVLR; via the coding sequence ATGACAACAAACAATCAGTCTGAAAATGGTTTATCTTTCCCTCTAGAAGACCTTCCTAAAAAAACAAATCCCTATTTAAGGTTAAATACGATTTGCCCTTATTATACAATGTTTCCTCTTAACTTTCCATTTGATGTTTTGAAGGACGCAAAACTTGGAGATAGGATTTTAGACCCGTTTTGTGGAAGAGGAACAAGTAATTTTGCTGCCAGATTGAGAGGACTTTCCTCTGTAGGGCTTGACGCAAGCCCTATTGCATGGGCCGTAGCTCTTGCAAAATTTACAAACATAAGCCCTGAAGAAATCGTTGCTTTGTGCCATAGAATACTTGTAAGTAACGATGAACCAGAACATGTCCCTGAAGGAGATTTTTGGGAACTTTGCTATCATCCCTCTACTTTAATTCAGATATGCAAGCTGAGAGAAACATTCTTGAACGAGTGTGATACTGAGGCAGCAATTGCATTGCGTGCTTTAACTTTAGGTATCCTTCATGGACCGAGAAATAAAACAATTGATTCATATCTATCAAATCAAATGCCTAGAACATATGCCTCAAAGCCAAACTATTCTGTGAAATACTGGAAAGAGCATGGACTGTTGCCAAAAAAAATAGATTTATTGGATGTTGTCAAAAGGAGAGCATATTACTCATTAGCATCATTACCACCTTCTGTAGACGGCGGGGTTCTGAAAGTAGACAGCCGTGAACAAATACAAAATTATTCGTTGGGTGAGTTCGACTGGGTAATTACATCTCCTCCTTACTATAACATGAACACATATATCCCCGATCAGTGGATAAGAAACTGGTTTTTAGGTGGAGAAGAGAGAGTTGAATATACTTCATCTGAACAATTATCCCATTCTACAACAAACAAATTCAGTTATGAATTAGCGAAAGTGTGGAAAAACGTTGCAGATGTGTGTAATCCAAATGCTAACTTAATCATCCGTTTTGGATCTCTACCAAGCAGTCCTTATAATCCATCAGAGTTGCTACAAGATTCTTTAGAGAAGGCCGAATGTGGTTGGGAAATAAAGAATATCAAATCTGCTGGCACATCAGCAAATGGATATCGTCAGTCAGAACAATTTAAGAAAAATTTAGGCACTGCCACTGAGGAAATAGATTTACATGCCGTTTTGAGGTGA
- a CDS encoding DEAD/DEAH box helicase family protein gives MSEKKFAFKKITPKSYNPDDPESLFRDLKGRDPSIQSLWSHQADIIREYHNKFMGSKDVALQLPTGSGKTLVGLLIGEYHRLKYGKRVLYLCPTKQLVHQVHSYAKTYGIKAHAFVGKQTEYPTKEFNDYVTSDAIAISTYSALFNFNPRFDNSNVIICDDAHGSEGYISSMWSLNISFDHDLFTKIVNLFEDELPTVFVNQLKTKSRSQINPIIEKVPNHIFLNRLKELSELLDENISNEEKNLYYSWRTIQDNLSACNLFVSRNEVLIRPWIPPTLSHSPFSNASQRIYMSATLGAGGELERIIGIPKIERLSIPHGWDKQGSGRRLFVFPDYNYSLSEYIGFLAKIIHKRNRTLILCPNKDIADIIKQALIREGVLHDFYDSYSIEESLDSFTSSNAAILLLTNRYDGIDLPGDACRQLLMVGYPGFTNLQEGFLLSRLEMDSLLSDRVITRFTQATGRCTRGSTDYSLVIPIGTELFEFCLAKENNEKLHPELQAELYFGLEQCKDADLDDLESMVDIFMEQGDDWKGAEENILLYRDQTVVSEDPKTKSLSDVVSEEVNFEYNLWNKNYPQAIEYAQSIIGSLNGTQFDGYRAIWNYFAGSAALLQFNSTKDSHWSSLSFDYFDRAKSCANMIGWFSELPSFVEKEGGEPESVDTLSGYALDNIQALLHKLKPTGPLFEKKMKVNHEYIYDDTPSAFEEGLTALGKLLGFESYHPGGDADPDSVWTLNDEVIILFEAKSSENSEGVISVDTCRQSQGHYKWAGSFHRDYETYKKKICVVVSKRSKLDKNAIVHSGDLYYIHIDETRQMFETISGLLRRIRSQSGTYNKESIRIKLLEELESSKLTPKGIISLFENRPLTDLAHNR, from the coding sequence ATGTCTGAAAAGAAATTTGCATTCAAGAAAATTACTCCAAAATCATACAATCCAGATGATCCTGAGTCTCTTTTCCGCGATTTAAAAGGCAGAGATCCAAGTATACAAAGTCTCTGGTCTCATCAAGCAGATATTATAAGAGAGTACCACAATAAGTTTATGGGGTCTAAAGATGTTGCTCTCCAACTCCCTACAGGAAGTGGTAAAACTCTTGTTGGCCTTTTAATTGGAGAATATCACAGACTTAAGTATGGTAAAAGAGTATTGTACCTTTGTCCAACTAAACAGTTAGTTCACCAAGTTCATTCTTACGCAAAGACTTATGGTATTAAAGCACATGCTTTCGTAGGAAAACAAACCGAATATCCTACTAAAGAATTTAATGATTATGTGACTTCGGATGCAATTGCAATAAGCACGTACAGTGCTTTATTCAATTTCAATCCGCGGTTCGACAATTCAAACGTAATAATTTGTGATGATGCCCATGGTTCAGAGGGATATATTAGTTCGATGTGGTCACTGAATATAAGTTTTGATCATGACTTATTCACAAAAATTGTAAACCTTTTTGAAGATGAATTGCCGACCGTTTTTGTAAATCAATTGAAAACAAAAAGTAGGTCTCAAATTAATCCAATAATCGAAAAAGTTCCTAATCACATTTTCTTGAATCGTTTAAAGGAATTAAGTGAATTGCTCGATGAAAATATAAGTAATGAAGAAAAAAACTTGTATTATTCTTGGAGAACAATACAAGACAATTTATCTGCATGCAATTTGTTTGTTTCACGTAATGAAGTGCTAATACGTCCTTGGATTCCACCAACACTTTCACATTCTCCATTTAGCAATGCTTCTCAGAGAATTTATATGTCTGCAACCTTAGGAGCAGGAGGGGAATTAGAACGAATAATAGGAATTCCTAAGATTGAAAGATTAAGTATTCCTCATGGTTGGGATAAGCAAGGTTCCGGTAGACGTTTATTTGTCTTCCCTGACTATAATTATTCTTTGAGTGAATATATCGGTTTTCTTGCAAAAATCATACATAAACGTAACAGAACTCTTATTTTATGCCCAAATAAAGATATTGCAGACATAATAAAACAAGCTTTGATAAGAGAGGGTGTGTTGCATGATTTTTATGATTCATATTCTATTGAAGAATCTTTAGATTCTTTTACTTCATCGAATGCAGCAATTCTTTTGCTTACAAATAGATATGATGGAATTGATTTGCCTGGTGATGCATGTCGCCAATTGCTCATGGTTGGATATCCAGGTTTCACAAATTTGCAAGAGGGTTTTTTACTTTCGCGCCTTGAAATGGATTCATTGTTATCAGATCGTGTTATTACCCGTTTCACCCAAGCTACCGGTCGTTGTACAAGAGGATCAACTGATTATTCTCTGGTTATTCCAATTGGAACTGAATTATTTGAGTTTTGTTTAGCAAAAGAAAATAATGAGAAGTTGCACCCTGAGCTACAAGCAGAATTATATTTTGGTCTTGAGCAATGTAAAGATGCAGATTTAGATGACTTAGAGTCAATGGTTGATATTTTTATGGAACAAGGGGACGACTGGAAGGGAGCAGAAGAAAATATATTGTTATACAGGGATCAAACAGTTGTATCAGAAGATCCAAAAACAAAATCTCTAAGTGATGTAGTATCTGAAGAAGTTAATTTTGAATATAATTTGTGGAATAAAAATTATCCTCAGGCCATTGAATATGCACAAAGTATTATAGGATCACTTAATGGTACTCAGTTCGATGGTTATCGTGCCATATGGAATTATTTTGCAGGTTCTGCTGCTTTGCTTCAGTTTAATAGTACAAAAGATAGCCACTGGAGTTCTCTGTCTTTTGACTATTTTGACAGAGCAAAAAGCTGTGCTAACATGATTGGTTGGTTTTCAGAATTGCCTTCTTTTGTAGAAAAAGAGGGAGGTGAACCAGAAAGCGTTGATACTCTGTCTGGGTATGCTCTAGATAATATTCAGGCTTTACTCCATAAGTTAAAACCAACAGGTCCTTTGTTCGAGAAAAAAATGAAAGTTAATCATGAATATATATATGATGATACTCCGTCTGCTTTTGAAGAGGGGCTAACCGCATTGGGTAAATTACTTGGTTTTGAATCTTATCATCCTGGTGGTGACGCAGATCCAGATTCAGTCTGGACATTAAATGATGAGGTAATTATTTTATTTGAAGCTAAAAGTAGTGAGAATTCGGAAGGAGTTATTTCTGTAGATACTTGCAGGCAAAGCCAAGGTCACTATAAGTGGGCAGGTTCATTTCATAGGGATTATGAGACTTATAAGAAGAAGATATGTGTTGTCGTATCAAAGAGGTCTAAACTAGATAAAAATGCTATTGTACATTCAGGAGATTTATATTATATTCATATAGATGAAACAAGACAAATGTTCGAAACAATTTCAGGATTATTACGAAGGATTAGATCTCAATCAGGTACCTACAACAAAGAATCAATTAGAATTAAATTGTTAGAAGAACTTGAATCATCTAAGTTGACTCCTAAAGGGATTATTTCTCTATTTGAGAATCGTCCACTCACTGACCTCGCACATAATCGATGA
- a CDS encoding ATP-binding protein: MKLFPKDKIVGIFRGFSQGGMEFHAEIMLPYRNEFQSAPMHGQFLLVQLEHENEAVLGRITSISSEGRLASSSGEDYGIRAIADDRVIPEDLRKQYLKYRVDIRVLGVVRVEDGTIVFAPSHRRLPHVGSKVAFLSDEIIREIAGHNLDGVEIGFFALGEFVYAGTDERLKHEPWIRIKNPPIIPRFQINNLVSRRSFIFARAGFGKSNLNKLLFSNLYKETPTIEKRGGKQVPVGTIVFDPDGEYYWPDDKDRPGLCDVPELENKLVVFTKKKGPSEFYNSFVASDIKLDIRRLKPSDVISIALSPDKQEQQNVRKLKSLSDQNWSELVDLVHENGNLADGERLKALLHLDSDQNVEMAAARANMTAIVRMLHNPGSSMLDMLLFSLRSGKLCIIDISQLRGEPALILSGIILQKIFEFNQDQFTSASPETIPTIAVVEEAQSVLGNSGSSRPYVEWVKEGRKYDLGAVLITQQPGSISNEILSQGDNWFAFHLISAGDLQALKRANAHFSDDILSTLLNEPIVGNGVFWSSAGGKSYPLPIRVMSFEELYSVRDPSYNKSSVSNFVQELKEKFGKATYKKEIVKTSADSVPTTTEDGIVIEEDDETVDLLETYINSVIETFKNDTITISEIKHHGKPWYGIQVIISQLLPDIIEKKERLQIAYNNMARILNTTFGEGNWDTELRPKSKGEGTTRWVIIKE; encoded by the coding sequence ATGAAACTGTTTCCCAAAGATAAAATAGTTGGTATTTTTCGAGGCTTCAGCCAAGGCGGCATGGAGTTTCATGCAGAAATAATGCTTCCTTATAGAAATGAATTTCAAAGTGCTCCTATGCACGGACAATTCCTATTGGTACAGCTAGAACACGAAAACGAAGCAGTGCTGGGAAGAATAACATCCATATCATCTGAAGGTAGACTTGCTTCGAGTTCTGGAGAAGATTATGGTATCCGTGCTATTGCTGATGATAGAGTAATTCCAGAAGATTTACGCAAACAATATCTAAAATACCGTGTTGACATTCGTGTGCTTGGTGTTGTAAGAGTTGAAGATGGAACTATTGTTTTTGCACCCTCGCATAGAAGACTACCACATGTTGGAAGTAAGGTTGCTTTCCTTTCAGATGAAATTATAAGAGAGATTGCAGGGCATAATTTGGATGGTGTGGAGATTGGATTTTTTGCACTTGGAGAGTTCGTATATGCTGGAACTGATGAACGACTGAAACACGAACCGTGGATTAGAATAAAAAATCCACCTATAATTCCACGATTCCAAATCAATAACCTTGTTTCTAGAAGATCTTTTATTTTTGCGAGAGCAGGATTTGGTAAATCAAATCTTAATAAGCTATTATTCAGCAATTTGTATAAAGAAACTCCTACTATTGAAAAACGTGGTGGAAAGCAAGTACCTGTAGGTACAATTGTTTTTGATCCTGATGGAGAATATTACTGGCCAGATGATAAAGACAGACCTGGGCTTTGTGATGTTCCGGAGCTGGAAAACAAACTTGTTGTTTTTACAAAGAAAAAAGGTCCTAGTGAGTTCTATAATTCATTTGTGGCTTCGGATATTAAGCTTGACATTCGTAGACTGAAACCAAGTGACGTTATTTCTATAGCCTTAAGTCCTGATAAACAAGAACAACAGAACGTTAGAAAATTAAAGAGTCTTAGCGATCAAAACTGGAGTGAACTAGTTGATTTAGTTCATGAAAATGGCAACCTTGCAGATGGTGAGAGGCTAAAAGCTCTACTGCACCTGGACTCAGATCAAAATGTAGAAATGGCTGCTGCTCGAGCCAACATGACAGCAATAGTACGTATGTTGCATAATCCTGGAAGTTCGATGCTAGATATGCTTTTGTTCAGTCTTCGATCAGGTAAACTTTGCATAATTGATATATCACAGTTGAGGGGTGAACCAGCGCTAATTCTCTCAGGTATCATTCTTCAAAAGATATTCGAGTTCAACCAAGATCAATTTACAAGTGCATCTCCTGAGACCATCCCTACAATTGCAGTAGTGGAAGAAGCTCAATCTGTACTTGGGAATTCTGGTAGTTCAAGACCTTATGTGGAATGGGTCAAAGAAGGTCGTAAATATGATTTGGGAGCAGTGTTGATTACTCAACAGCCCGGCAGCATATCGAATGAAATATTGAGTCAAGGAGACAACTGGTTTGCCTTTCATTTAATCTCAGCCGGTGATCTTCAAGCTCTGAAAAGAGCAAATGCTCATTTTAGTGATGATATTCTAAGTACCCTGTTAAATGAGCCAATTGTTGGAAATGGCGTTTTTTGGAGTAGTGCAGGAGGAAAAAGTTACCCACTTCCAATCCGTGTGATGTCTTTTGAAGAGCTATATAGTGTTAGAGATCCGAGTTATAATAAGTCTTCAGTAAGCAATTTTGTCCAAGAACTTAAGGAGAAATTTGGAAAAGCAACGTACAAAAAAGAAATAGTGAAGACATCAGCGGATTCGGTACCTACAACTACTGAAGATGGGATTGTTATTGAGGAAGATGACGAAACTGTAGATCTTCTCGAAACTTACATTAACTCTGTAATTGAAACGTTCAAAAACGACACGATTACGATATCTGAAATAAAGCATCATGGTAAACCCTGGTATGGTATTCAAGTAATAATAAGTCAACTTTTGCCTGACATTATCGAAAAAAAAGAAAGGCTTCAAATCGCTTACAATAATATGGCGAGAATACTTAACACAACTTTTGGCGAAGGAAATTGGGACACCGAACTCCGGCCCAAAAGTAAAGGTGAAGGTACTACTCGGTGGGTAATAATCAAAGAATGA